The following are from one region of the Heterodontus francisci isolate sHetFra1 chromosome 34, sHetFra1.hap1, whole genome shotgun sequence genome:
- the LOC137348667 gene encoding telomerase protein component 1-like yields the protein MATFARLLRSLRCILGVWAPAETASSRLHLPNTLLREAVQKRYLRDSNPEKQIHLFLAVHLWRLTDPEGNETFTECDSEALADLPEHLILSGEIARLSSLLTNLRFSLLHVRLGLLPQLSVTFNLYHAASSGGAGSPEFLPEVGPFRDFIDANSPVLSQNPLLFWQQALNQPDDSAVCLQAHRLLSEDSALSLPSEKAPEGFRLIEWTNKPQVSAWTEGKVMVTPTVPQCVGISPSGQMAVVGTSEGYLHILDLDSGQEVRSLASSCDGISDCAFLSEGALGVTSFDGKIEAWSLSDGCRLLLVEGHRDRITGCTLNRDGKHLATCSWDRAVKVWAVAGGKLNVALTNPQPLNCVTFHPEGQLLATGSWDRTVRIWNWVTASLVRVLQGHPASVRALSYTPSGDYLASASLQGDVRLWSAASGLAAGGYQAHRGPVTGLRYIAEGHYLLSTGEDHQVRIWSGTLGQACGEYSTDTPSPALCVSVTKTGALMAVGYHNNQVKIFHLETGAVVAECELPQVPLRCLQWLHGEEVLASGSDDNFLRVWRLQGSRLSCVHCCRGHTRPLVSLSHSERFLASTSDDFTILLWTLAELIDREYCAAVFPACILRGHSDSVTCCSFSPDGLQLVTGSKDKSLLFWDLETLPGRISRCLHSSHRDWITGCSWAPRYVASCSNDGTVRLWDPDTGECIRELKGHTSTISGVSIMADLVLSVSGSGDLVVWKESGSAVTTIRAHPHRINQLAAFSKPGPVVKAGRGQGEQPGQLIVVTASDDGTVRLWNPLLADEVSTLTGHSAPVNGAAAGDRLPLLPDPPGLTEPCDYGRSLTGKVWSIRRVIEAQSLPSAGHPLERSWCLAVRAEKSRSGLSNIQPAGLDPTRQVFPSGSRMYFTGEKLLICCLLQTALESSDGLSKNQSAHKNRISGIVFLSENNFAVGSFDKSVSIWTLHRHQQTDFIRWEDIVRAGREHVVQGGHCQGQWRRQVARGGREGRYPG from the exons TATTCTGGGGGTCTGGGCCCCTGCGGAGACAGCCAGCTCCCGTCTCCACCTGCCCAACACCCTCCTGCGGGAGGCCGTACAGAAGAGGTACCTGAGGGACAGCAACCCAGAGAAGCAGATCCATCTTTTTCTGGCAG TTCACCTGTGGAGACTGACGGACCCTGAGGGGAACGAGACATTCACTGAGTGTGACTCCGAGGCACTGGCTGATCTTCCGGAGCATCTG ATCCTCTCCGGGGAGATTGCTCGCCTCTCCTCGCTCCTCACCAACCTGCGCTTCTCCTTGCTGCACGTGCGACTTGGACTGCTGCCACAGCTTTCTGTGACCTTCAACCTGTACC ATGCTGCATCCTCCGGAGGCGCTGGGAGTCCCGAATTCCTCCCAGAGGTTGGCCCGTTCCGAGATTTCATCGACGCCAACTCGCCCGTCCTTTCCCAGAACCCCTTGCTCTTCTGGCAACAGGCCCTGAACCAGCCCGACGACTCGGCCGTCTGCCTGCAGGCCCACAGGCTGCTGAGTGAGGACAGCGCGCTCTCCCTCCCATCCGAGAAGGCGCCGGAAGGTTTCCGCCTCATCGAGTGGACCAACAAGCCGCAGGTGTCCGCTTGGACGGAGGG cAAGGTGATGGTGACTCCGACTGTGCCGCAGTGCGTGGGTATCTCTCCCTCCGGGCAGATGGCAGTGGTGGGCACCAGCGAGGGTTACCTGCACATCCTGGACCTGGACAGCGGGCAG GAAGTGAGGTCGCTGGCGAGCAGCTGCGACGGAATCTCGGACTGCGCCTTCCTGAGTGAGGGCGCGCTCGGCGTGACGTCCTTCGACGGCAAGATCGAGGCGTGGAGCCTTTCCGACGGCTGCAG gCTGCTGCTGGTCGAAGGCCACCGTGATCGGATAACGGGTTGCACACTAAATCGTGACGGAAAACATCTGGCTACGTGCTCCTGGGATCGGGCAGTGAAG GTCTGGGCGGTGGCCGGGGGGAAGCTGAACGTGGCACTGACCAATCCCCAGCCCCTCAACTGTGTGACCTTTCACCCCGAGGGTCAGCTACTCGCCACAGGGAGCTGGGACCGGACGGTCAGAATCTGGAATTGGGTGACGGCGAGTTTGGTGAGG GTCCTGCAGGGACACCCGGCCTCGGTTCGAGCCCTGTCTTACACTCCATCTGGAGATTACCTCGCCTCAGCCTCGCTGCAGGGAGACGTGCGCCTGTGGTCGGCTGCCTCAGGCTTGGCGGCGGGCGGGTACCAGGCCCACCGGGGCCCCGTCACCGGGCTGCGATACATCGCCGAGGGGCACTACCTGCTCTCTACCGGGGAGGACCACCAG GTTCGGATCTGGTCCGGGACCCTGGGACAGGCCTGTGGAGAGTACAGTACAGACACGCCCTCCCCTGCCCTGTGCGTGTCTGTCACTAAGACTGGTGCACTGATGGCTGTCGGTTACCATAACAACCAGGTGAAAATCTTTCACCTTGAAACAG GAGCTGTGGTCGCAGAGTGCGAGCTCCCACAGGTGCCTTTGCGATGCCTACAGTGGTTGCACGGTGAGGAGGTCTTGGCGTCGGGGTCGGATGACAACTTTCTCCGAGTGTGGCGTCTGCAGGGCTCCAGGTTGAGCTGCGTGCATTGCTGCAGGGGGCACACGAGacccctggtgtccctgtctcactcagAACGATTCCTGGCTTCGACTTCAG aTGATTTCACCATTCTGCTGTGGACTCTGGCTGAGCTGATCGACCGGGAGTACTGCGCGGCGGTGTTTCCGGCCTGTATACTGAGAGGGCACTCGGACTCGGTCACCTGCTGCTCCTTCAGCCCCGATGGGCTCCAGCTGGTGACCGGCAGCAAGGATAAG TCTCTCCTGTTCTGGGACCTGGAGACTCTCCCTGGCCGCATCTCCCGGTGTCTGCACTCCTCTCACCGGGACTGGATAACCGGCTGCAGCTGGGCCCCTCGATATGTG GCCTCTTGTTCCAATGATGGGACAGTTCGTTTGTGGGATCCAGACACCGGGGAATGCATCCGGGAATTAAAGGGACACACTTCCACCATCAGTGGGGTCTCGATCATG GCGGATCTGGTGCTGTCAGTCAGTGGGTCCGGGGACCTGGTCGTATGGAAAGAGTCTGGATCTGCCGTTACCACAATCCGCGCCCATCCTCACCGCATCAATCAGTTGGCGGCCTTCAGCAAACCGGGACCTGTGGTGAAGGCAGGGCGTG GACAAGGGGAGCAGCCCGGCCAGCTGATAGTGGTGACTGCAAGTGATGATGGCACCGTCAGACTCTGGAACCCACTGCTG GCGGACGAGGTGTCGACGCTGACTGGCCACAGTGCCCCCGTCAATGGTGCTGCCGCAGGAGATCGCCTCCCCCTTCTTCCTGACCCGCCGGGGCTGACCGAACCGTGCGACTATGGGAGGTCCCTCACGGGAAAG GTGTGGAGCATCCGTCGCGTCATCGAGGCGCAGTCACTGCCCTCTGCTGGTCACCCTCTGGAACGTTCCTGGTGTCTGGCAGTCAGAGCGGAGAAGTCAAG GTCAggcttgtccaacatacagcccgcgggGCTGGATCCAACCCGGCAAGTGTTTCCCTCCGGCTCGCGGATGTATTTCACAGGTGAGAAACTTCTCATTTGCTGCTTACTCCAGACAGCTTTGGAATCTTCTGACGGGCTTTCAAAAAACCAGTCG GCCCACAAGAACCGCATCAGCGGCATTGTCTTCCTCTCAGAGAACAATTTTGCAGTCGGATCATTTGATAAGAGCGTCTCCATCTGGACCCTGCACCGCCACCAACAGACGGACTTTATACG